One window of Pseudomonas sp. ML2-2023-3 genomic DNA carries:
- a CDS encoding S4 domain-containing protein, with translation MAQKQEVDDKVRLDKWLWAARFYKTRALAKAAIESGKVHCRGERCKPSKEPRVGDELQIRVGLEERTVEVKALSVVRRGAPEAQLLYAETGQSIAKRENAAAMRKSGAMGISTEGKPTKKQRRQLHQFHDASGAE, from the coding sequence GTGGCACAAAAACAGGAAGTGGACGACAAGGTTCGCCTGGACAAGTGGCTCTGGGCAGCGCGTTTTTACAAAACCCGTGCATTGGCCAAAGCCGCGATCGAAAGCGGCAAGGTGCATTGCCGTGGTGAGCGCTGCAAACCGAGCAAAGAGCCACGGGTGGGCGATGAACTGCAAATACGTGTAGGCCTTGAAGAACGTACTGTGGAAGTCAAAGCACTGTCAGTGGTGCGTCGAGGCGCTCCCGAGGCTCAATTGCTGTACGCCGAAACCGGGCAAAGCATTGCCAAGCGGGAAAACGCAGCGGCCATGCGCAAATCCGGTGCAATGGGTATCAGCACCGAAGGAAAACCAACCAAGAAACAACGACGCCAACTGCATCAGTTCCATGATGCCAGTGGGGCCGAGTGA